The following proteins are encoded in a genomic region of Thioflexithrix psekupsensis:
- a CDS encoding Na(+)-translocating NADH-quinone reductase subunit C, which translates to MQSNSPSLNPLQRFLQQPNDSTSKTIGVALVLCLVCSVFVSAAAVLLKPLQTQNKLRDFKENILAVAGLEPIVASMGKDYAQLSLLDKFAFIETRIVDLRTGEYAPHIDPTQFDLQQTARDPQTSDVLSKAEDIAGIQRQPHYAPVYVVKTADQVHKVIIPIYGKGLWSTLYGFLSLRASDLRVEGISFYAHKETPGLGGEVDNPNWRAQFVGKSAYDADGVVRLALAKQSTGSELADLHYVDALSGATLTSRGVTQLLQFWLGEQGFAPFLRSQFGQSGT; encoded by the coding sequence ATGCAATCTAATTCTCCCTCACTGAATCCATTACAACGTTTTTTACAGCAACCCAATGATAGCACTAGCAAAACGATAGGTGTTGCTTTGGTGTTGTGTTTGGTGTGTTCGGTTTTTGTGTCGGCAGCGGCCGTCTTATTAAAGCCTTTACAAACGCAAAATAAATTACGCGATTTTAAAGAAAATATTTTAGCCGTCGCGGGTTTAGAACCCATTGTGGCGAGTATGGGTAAGGATTATGCGCAATTGTCTTTATTGGATAAGTTTGCGTTTATTGAAACGCGAATTGTCGATTTAAGAACAGGCGAATATGCGCCACATATCGATCCCACTCAATTCGATTTACAGCAAACTGCACGCGATCCACAAACCAGTGATGTATTATCAAAAGCAGAAGACATCGCAGGCATTCAACGGCAGCCGCATTACGCACCTGTGTACGTCGTGAAAACGGCGGATCAGGTGCATAAGGTGATTATTCCGATTTATGGCAAGGGGCTATGGTCAACGCTATACGGATTTTTATCCTTGCGTGCCAGTGACTTGCGGGTGGAAGGCATTAGTTTTTATGCGCATAAGGAAACACCAGGCTTAGGCGGAGAAGTCGATAATCCCAATTGGCGCGCTCAATTTGTTGGCAAGTCGGCTTACGATGCCGATGGCGTGGTGCGCTTGGCTCTGGCGAAACAAAGCACAGGCAGCGAATTGGCTGATTTGCATTACGTTGATGCGCTGTCGGGAGCGACATTGACCAGTCGCGGTGTTACGCAATTATTACAATTCTGGCTCGGTGAACAAGGTTTTGCACCTTTTTTACGCAGCCAGTTTGGTCAATCTGGAACTTAG
- a CDS encoding NADH:ubiquinone reductase (Na(+)-transporting) subunit D, protein MSHTIKHTLTDPLVNNNPIALQILGVCSALAVTTTLATALIMSLSLTVVTAFSNLFISLLRHHIPSNIRIIVQMIIIASLVIVVDQLLQAFAYELSKQLSVFVGLIITNCIVLGRAEAFAMQNPPLPSFLDGIGNGLGYSLVLIIVGIIRELLGSGSLLGVSILPLITEGGWFQPWGIMLLPPSAFFIIGLLIWGLRTWKPAQQEKPSYQPVKRLENI, encoded by the coding sequence ATGTCACACACAATTAAGCACACCTTAACCGATCCATTGGTTAATAATAATCCCATTGCATTGCAAATTTTAGGCGTTTGTTCGGCCTTAGCTGTTACCACAACATTAGCGACCGCTTTAATCATGAGTTTATCGTTGACGGTGGTCACTGCTTTTTCTAATTTATTTATTAGTTTATTACGGCATCATATCCCCAGCAATATTCGCATTATTGTGCAGATGATTATTATTGCATCTTTAGTGATTGTGGTGGATCAATTGTTACAGGCTTTTGCTTATGAATTAAGCAAGCAATTGTCTGTTTTTGTCGGTTTAATTATCACCAATTGCATTGTTTTAGGTCGTGCAGAAGCCTTTGCGATGCAGAATCCTCCGCTTCCTAGTTTCTTAGATGGAATTGGCAATGGTTTGGGATATAGTTTGGTGTTAATTATTGTCGGCATTATTCGGGAATTATTGGGATCGGGTTCTTTGTTAGGCGTGTCGATATTGCCGTTAATTACGGAAGGGGGTTGGTTTCAACCCTGGGGCATTATGTTGTTGCCGCCCAGTGCGTTTTTTATTATTGGCTTACTTATCTGGGGCTTGCGCACGTGGAAACCCGCACAACAAGAAAAACCCAGCTATCAACCAGTTAAACGACTTGAGAATATTTAG
- the nqrE gene encoding NADH:ubiquinone reductase (Na(+)-transporting) subunit E — translation MEHYLSLLVKSIFIENLALAFFLGMCTFLAISKKIETAFGLGVAVVAVQIITVPINNLIYQFLLKDGALAWAGFPDVDLSFLGLISYIGVIAALVQILEMLLDKYFPSLYHALGIFLPLITVNCAILGGTLFMVERDYNFSESVVYGFGSGVSWALAIVVLAGIREKLKYSDVPDGLQSLGITFITAGLMSLGFMAFSGIQL, via the coding sequence ATGGAACATTATTTGAGTTTATTGGTCAAGTCTATTTTTATTGAAAATTTGGCTTTGGCTTTCTTTTTGGGAATGTGTACTTTTCTCGCCATTTCTAAGAAAATTGAAACGGCATTTGGTTTGGGTGTTGCTGTCGTTGCGGTGCAGATTATTACTGTCCCTATTAATAATTTAATCTATCAATTTTTATTGAAAGATGGTGCATTGGCATGGGCAGGATTTCCTGATGTGGATTTGAGCTTTTTAGGCTTAATTAGTTATATCGGTGTGATCGCTGCATTGGTGCAGATTTTAGAAATGTTATTAGATAAATATTTCCCCAGTTTGTACCATGCTTTAGGGATTTTCTTGCCTTTAATTACGGTAAATTGTGCCATTTTAGGCGGCACTTTATTTATGGTCGAACGCGATTATAATTTTTCTGAAAGTGTCGTTTACGGTTTCGGCAGCGGAGTCAGTTGGGCTTTGGCCATTGTGGTATTAGCCGGAATTCGGGAAAAATTAAAATACAGTGATGTGCCTGACGGATTACAAAGCTTGGGCATTACTTTTATTACCGCAGGGTTAATGTCATTGGGTTTCATGGCATTTTCTGGCATTCAGTTATAA
- a CDS encoding RidA family protein, translated as MNRTIINTSNAPQAIGTYSQAVKVDNTVYISGQIPLIPETMTVCEGDMAAHIRQVFENLKAIAQAAGGDLSDVVRLTVYLTDLSHFALVNQIMADYFQPPYPARAALGVAALPKGVGVEMDAILVLAD; from the coding sequence ATGAATCGGACGATTATTAACACATCCAATGCGCCACAAGCCATAGGCACTTATTCCCAAGCCGTTAAGGTGGACAATACCGTTTATATTTCAGGACAAATCCCTTTAATTCCAGAAACGATGACCGTATGCGAAGGCGATATGGCGGCGCATATTCGTCAAGTTTTTGAGAATTTAAAAGCCATCGCACAAGCCGCAGGAGGCGATTTAAGTGATGTGGTGCGTTTAACGGTTTATTTAACAGATTTATCGCACTTTGCTTTAGTGAATCAAATCATGGCGGATTATTTTCAGCCGCCTTATCCCGCACGTGCGGCCTTAGGTGTGGCGGCGTTGCCCAAAGGCGTTGGGGTGGAAATGGATGCGATTTTGGTGTTAGCTGATTAA
- the speE gene encoding polyamine aminopropyltransferase, with protein MIIENWFLDDDVMGADCVTALKIKAKLHEEQSPFQKIAIYDTEKFGHLMTIDGVIMLTARDNFFYHEMLAHPALFIHDNPRDILIIGGGDCGTLREVLKHEQIEKVTQVEIDERVTALATRYFPELCVANGDVRARLLFEDGIAWVKNAPDASLDVIIIDSTDPVGPAEGLFNAPFYAECRRVLRSDGILVQQSESPFLHFDTFRATGEAMRAVGFTETQALLFPQCVYPSGLWSATLARSQSLTKYRVKDAEQKSFDTMYYSAEIHAASLVLPPFLRGNG; from the coding sequence ATGATTATTGAGAATTGGTTTTTAGATGACGATGTGATGGGAGCAGATTGCGTGACGGCTTTAAAAATTAAAGCCAAATTGCATGAGGAACAAAGCCCATTCCAAAAAATCGCCATTTATGACACAGAAAAGTTTGGGCATTTAATGACGATTGACGGCGTTATTATGCTCACGGCACGGGATAACTTTTTTTATCATGAAATGCTGGCACATCCCGCTTTATTTATTCATGACAATCCGCGTGATATTTTAATTATCGGTGGAGGCGATTGCGGTACATTACGCGAAGTGCTGAAACATGAGCAAATTGAGAAAGTGACTCAAGTGGAAATTGATGAGCGTGTGACGGCATTGGCAACGCGCTATTTTCCTGAGTTGTGTGTGGCGAATGGGGATGTGCGGGCGCGGTTGTTGTTTGAAGATGGGATTGCTTGGGTGAAAAACGCGCCTGATGCCAGTTTAGACGTGATTATTATTGACAGCACTGATCCTGTCGGCCCCGCGGAGGGATTGTTTAACGCGCCTTTTTATGCGGAATGTCGTCGCGTATTGCGTTCTGATGGCATTTTAGTACAACAAAGTGAGTCACCTTTTCTGCATTTCGACACATTTCGTGCGACAGGTGAGGCGATGCGTGCGGTAGGATTCACCGAAACGCAAGCTTTATTATTTCCCCAATGTGTTTACCCGTCGGGTTTATGGTCGGCGACTTTAGCCCGTTCGCAATCTTTAACCAAATACAGAGTGAAAGACGCAGAGCAGAAGTCATTTGATACAATGTATTATTCTGCGGAGATTCATGCAGCAAGTTTGGTGTTGCCCCCGTTTTTGCGGGGAAATGGTTGA
- the mpl gene encoding UDP-N-acetylmuramate:L-alanyl-gamma-D-glutamyl-meso-diaminopimelate ligase codes for MHIHLLGIGGTFMAGLALLARQLGHTVTGSDHAIYPPMSQQLAAQQITYFEGYDAAHLSPAPDCVIIGNAMTRGNPEVEEVLNRRLFYCSGPQWLFDHVLRDRWVLAVSGTHGKTTTTSILTWILHHAGLAPGYLIGGIPENFGVSADLGNSAFFVIEADEYDSAFFDKRSKFLHYRPNTLIINNIEYDHADIFKDLAAIQQQFYYLVRALPSQGLIVHAQQSSIETVLQRECWTPRETFGDSHAQWQADTIEDNGCRFQVKYNNKSVGDVNWSIFGQHNVNNALAAIAAARHAGVPVALACEALATFQNVKRRLECRGIVQNIHVYDDFAHHPTAIAVTLAALRAQIGQQRLIAVLEPRSNSMKQGVFRDSLAESLQLADQVIVYQPPQLSWSLAESLARLPQVYLFQNTALLLNHLLSEVKPHDHVLIMSNGHFEQLHDRLLQGLKQQA; via the coding sequence ATGCACATTCACCTACTCGGCATTGGTGGCACATTTATGGCGGGATTGGCACTGTTAGCACGCCAACTAGGTCATACCGTAACAGGTTCTGATCACGCCATTTATCCCCCCATGAGCCAGCAATTGGCCGCACAACAGATTACTTATTTTGAAGGCTACGATGCCGCGCATTTATCGCCCGCGCCCGATTGTGTCATCATTGGCAATGCCATGACTCGCGGTAATCCAGAAGTAGAAGAAGTGTTAAATCGACGTTTATTCTATTGTTCGGGGCCACAATGGCTGTTTGATCATGTTTTGCGTGATCGGTGGGTATTAGCAGTCTCAGGGACGCATGGTAAAACCACCACCACCAGCATTTTAACTTGGATACTACACCATGCAGGCTTGGCACCGGGCTATCTCATCGGCGGAATCCCTGAAAATTTTGGCGTATCGGCTGATCTTGGGAATAGCGCATTTTTCGTGATTGAAGCAGATGAATACGACAGCGCATTTTTTGATAAACGCTCTAAATTTCTGCATTATCGCCCGAATACTCTGATTATTAACAATATAGAATATGATCATGCCGATATATTCAAGGATTTAGCAGCGATTCAACAACAATTTTACTACTTAGTTCGCGCCCTACCGTCGCAAGGTTTAATTGTTCACGCCCAACAAAGCAGTATCGAAACTGTTTTACAACGCGAATGTTGGACTCCCCGCGAAACCTTCGGCGATTCTCACGCCCAATGGCAAGCCGACACGATAGAAGACAACGGCTGCCGTTTTCAAGTTAAGTATAACAATAAATCCGTTGGGGATGTGAACTGGTCAATTTTCGGACAACATAATGTAAACAACGCCCTCGCCGCCATTGCCGCGGCACGTCATGCGGGTGTACCCGTCGCGCTGGCTTGTGAGGCGTTGGCCACGTTTCAAAACGTCAAACGTCGCCTAGAATGCCGCGGAATCGTGCAGAATATTCATGTTTACGATGATTTTGCCCATCATCCCACTGCCATTGCGGTGACTCTCGCCGCATTACGCGCCCAAATCGGCCAACAACGCCTTATTGCCGTATTAGAACCGCGATCCAATAGCATGAAACAAGGTGTGTTTCGTGACAGTTTAGCCGAATCGCTGCAATTAGCCGATCAAGTTATTGTCTATCAACCGCCGCAATTAAGTTGGTCATTAGCCGAATCATTAGCCCGTTTACCACAGGTTTATTTATTTCAAAATACCGCCTTGCTATTAAACCATTTATTAAGCGAAGTGAAACCGCATGATCATGTGTTAATTATGAGCAATGGCCATTTTGAACAATTACACGATAGATTATTGCAAGGATTAAAACAACAGGCATGA
- a CDS encoding flavin prenyltransferase UbiX: MSTLPIAVAITGASGAMYGLTLIEKLLQLGETVYLMISKAGLLVIAMETDLKLSPHTAQTERFLSDYFHAAPGQLRVFGQEEWTAPVASGSSVPRAMVVCPCTSGTLAAIAHGLSQNLIERAADVVLKERRLLILVHRETPLSSIQLENMLTLTRAGAVILPANPGFYHRPKQVDELIIFIVARILDQLRIEHSLLPRWGVEMNE, encoded by the coding sequence ATGAGTACATTACCGATTGCCGTTGCCATAACGGGAGCTTCTGGCGCAATGTATGGCTTAACGCTCATTGAGAAATTATTGCAATTGGGAGAAACGGTTTATTTAATGATTTCTAAAGCAGGTTTATTAGTCATTGCGATGGAAACTGATTTAAAATTATCGCCCCACACCGCACAAACCGAGCGTTTTTTAAGCGATTATTTTCACGCCGCACCGGGTCAATTGCGCGTTTTCGGACAAGAAGAATGGACAGCCCCCGTTGCCAGCGGCAGCAGCGTCCCCAGAGCGATGGTGGTGTGTCCTTGCACCAGCGGGACATTAGCGGCGATTGCCCACGGATTAAGTCAAAATTTAATCGAACGCGCTGCCGATGTGGTTTTAAAAGAAAGGCGTTTATTAATTTTAGTCCACCGAGAAACACCCTTGTCCAGCATTCAATTAGAAAATATGTTGACTTTAACCCGCGCAGGCGCAGTTATTTTGCCTGCCAATCCGGGCTTTTATCACCGTCCTAAACAGGTTGACGAATTAATTATTTTTATTGTGGCTCGAATTCTGGATCAATTACGAATTGAGCATTCTTTATTGCCGCGCTGGGGAGTTGAAATGAATGAGTAA
- a CDS encoding NADH:ubiquinone reductase (Na(+)-transporting) subunit B, with amino-acid sequence MALRRFLDKIHPLFLKGAPLERFYAIYEMVDSVLYNSAKPTQHAPHVRDGINLQRAMTYVVWATIPCILMALWNTGYQANTAMAALGLNGIDGWRGAILGLLGVGFDPNSLWDNVWHGLAYFLPIYFVTLVVGGIWEVLFAAVRGHDVNEGFLVSSMLFALICPPDIPLWQVAIGISFGVVIGKEVFGGVGKNFLNPALTGRAFLYFTFPAEMSGDTVWVAVDGFSGATSLGLAALGGVDSITNSGITWTQSFIGIEAGSLGETSALACLLGAAFLLYTRVASWRIIAGVFFGMVATSLLFNLIGSDTNPMFAMPWYWHFVLGGFAFGMIFMATDPVSAAMTQQGRWIFGLLIGAMTVLIRVVNPAYPEGIMLAILFGNLFAPLIDYLVVKANIRRRVKRNAI; translated from the coding sequence ATGGCTTTACGACGTTTTTTGGATAAAATTCATCCTCTTTTTTTAAAAGGCGCACCATTAGAACGCTTTTATGCGATTTATGAAATGGTGGACAGCGTCCTTTACAACTCAGCTAAACCCACGCAACATGCCCCTCATGTTCGAGATGGGATTAACTTGCAACGGGCAATGACTTACGTGGTTTGGGCGACCATTCCTTGTATTTTAATGGCGTTGTGGAATACTGGTTATCAAGCCAATACGGCGATGGCTGCATTGGGATTGAACGGGATTGATGGTTGGCGCGGAGCAATATTGGGACTTTTGGGAGTCGGTTTTGACCCTAACAGCCTTTGGGATAATGTCTGGCACGGGTTAGCGTATTTTTTACCCATTTATTTTGTCACACTTGTGGTCGGTGGAATTTGGGAAGTGTTATTTGCTGCGGTGCGCGGCCACGATGTCAACGAAGGTTTTTTAGTATCTTCGATGTTATTCGCACTGATTTGTCCACCGGATATTCCCTTGTGGCAAGTGGCGATTGGTATTTCTTTTGGTGTGGTCATCGGTAAAGAAGTATTCGGTGGCGTAGGCAAAAATTTCTTAAATCCTGCTTTGACCGGACGCGCTTTTTTGTACTTCACATTTCCCGCCGAAATGTCAGGGGATACCGTTTGGGTGGCCGTCGATGGGTTTAGTGGCGCAACTTCTTTGGGTTTAGCGGCGTTGGGCGGAGTCGATTCGATTACAAACAGCGGTATCACATGGACACAATCGTTTATCGGCATCGAAGCGGGATCGTTGGGAGAAACTTCTGCGCTGGCGTGTTTGTTGGGCGCGGCGTTTTTGCTTTATACACGAGTGGCTTCATGGCGTATTATTGCTGGCGTGTTTTTCGGCATGGTGGCGACCAGTTTGTTGTTCAATCTGATTGGAAGTGATACAAATCCAATGTTTGCCATGCCGTGGTATTGGCATTTTGTATTAGGTGGATTTGCGTTTGGGATGATTTTTATGGCGACCGATCCCGTTTCCGCCGCCATGACACAACAAGGACGCTGGATTTTTGGCTTATTGATCGGCGCAATGACGGTGTTAATTCGCGTGGTTAATCCTGCTTATCCTGAAGGCATTATGTTGGCTATTTTATTTGGTAATTTATTCGCGCCATTAATTGATTATTTAGTGGTTAAAGCGAATATCCGCAGAAGAGTAAAACGCAATGCAATCTAA
- a CDS encoding Na(+)-translocating NADH-quinone reductase subunit A has protein sequence MMQINIDKGLDLPILGDPLQIIHEDANPVRTVGLLGRDYLGLKPSILVQEGERVKIGQALFFDKRNPLIKFTAPAAGVVSAIHRGAKRVLQSVEITIDSEEESLTFPHYNQEQLLHCSRQQIQENLLNSGLWTALKTRPYSKIPDPETSAHSIFITAMDSNPLAADPAVIIAQYADDFKNGIVALTRLTEGAVFVCQAPEANVPTVQHKQVQYVAFAGPHPAGVAGTHIHFLDPVNAHKTVWTIAYQDVIAIGKLLTTGKLWCERIIALAGPVVHRPRLIRTRLGTNTEELVANELAHTQSRILSGSVFSGHRVAQAVHFLGRYHTQITAIEEAKLSERELLGWLRPGEEKFSVINLFISSLKRATKKFAFNTNQNGNFRAMVPFTIYDEIMPLDILTSPLLRALLVSDTDMAQALGCLELDEEDLALCTFVCVGKYEYGPILRANLDKIEREG, from the coding sequence ATGATGCAAATCAACATTGATAAAGGACTCGATCTACCTATTTTAGGCGACCCCTTGCAAATCATTCATGAAGATGCCAATCCCGTCCGCACAGTTGGGTTGTTGGGCAGAGATTATTTGGGATTAAAACCTTCAATATTGGTGCAAGAAGGGGAGCGCGTTAAAATTGGACAGGCGTTGTTTTTTGATAAAAGAAATCCTCTGATTAAATTCACTGCACCCGCAGCAGGGGTGGTGTCGGCGATTCATCGCGGCGCAAAACGGGTGTTGCAATCGGTAGAAATTACCATTGATTCTGAGGAAGAATCTTTAACTTTTCCTCATTATAATCAAGAACAATTGCTACATTGTTCTCGCCAACAAATTCAAGAAAATTTGTTAAATAGCGGCTTATGGACAGCATTAAAAACTCGTCCTTATAGCAAAATTCCTGATCCTGAAACATCTGCGCATTCTATTTTTATTACGGCAATGGACAGCAATCCATTAGCGGCTGATCCTGCGGTGATTATTGCGCAATATGCCGACGATTTTAAGAATGGAATTGTGGCATTAACGCGTTTGACAGAAGGCGCTGTGTTTGTGTGTCAAGCACCCGAAGCGAACGTGCCAACCGTACAACACAAACAAGTACAATATGTGGCTTTTGCAGGGCCACATCCCGCTGGTGTGGCGGGTACTCACATACACTTTTTAGACCCCGTCAATGCCCATAAAACCGTGTGGACAATTGCTTATCAAGATGTGATTGCGATAGGTAAATTATTGACCACTGGGAAATTATGGTGTGAACGGATTATTGCTTTAGCGGGGCCAGTGGTGCATCGTCCGCGGTTAATTCGGACGCGCTTGGGGACGAATACAGAAGAATTGGTGGCGAATGAATTAGCTCACACGCAATCTCGTATTCTTTCTGGTTCTGTTTTTTCGGGTCATCGTGTCGCACAAGCAGTGCATTTTCTCGGTCGTTATCATACACAAATCACAGCAATTGAAGAAGCGAAATTGTCCGAACGGGAGTTGCTTGGTTGGTTGCGTCCCGGTGAAGAGAAATTTTCAGTGATTAATTTATTTATTTCTAGCTTAAAACGCGCCACTAAAAAATTCGCTTTTAACACCAATCAAAATGGTAATTTCCGTGCAATGGTGCCTTTTACCATTTACGATGAAATTATGCCATTGGATATTCTAACTTCTCCCTTATTGCGTGCCTTATTGGTGAGCGATACGGATATGGCGCAGGCTTTGGGTTGTTTGGAATTAGATGAGGAAGATTTGGCTTTATGTACATTTGTCTGTGTGGGCAAATATGAATATGGCCCTATTTTGCGTGCCAATTTAGATAAAATAGAGCGAGAAGGTTAA
- the nqrF gene encoding NADH:ubiquinone reductase (Na(+)-transporting) subunit F — MLEIILGVLLFTAVVILLVFVILAAKSKLVASGYVNIVVNDEKTIQAKVGSKLLGALSDSQLYVSSACGGGGTCAQCRVKVFSGGGAILPTEQNHITKREAKAGDRLSCQVAVKQDMRIHVPEEVFGVKKWLCTVRSNDNVATFIKELVLELPPGEHVDFRAGGYIQIEAPPHHVKYQDVAIAERFREDWDRFQLWRYESVVTEPVLRAYSMANYPEEQGIIMLNVRIATPPPRAPETTPPGKMSSYIFSLKPGDQVMISGPFGEFFARETDHEMVFIGGGAGMAPMRSHIFDQLRRLKSQRKMTFWYGARSKREMFYVEDFDMLARENPNFTWHVALSEPLPEDQWIGYTGFIHNVLYEHYLKDHPAPEDCEYYMCGPPMMNAAVINMLEGLGVERDNILLDDFGG, encoded by the coding sequence ATGCTAGAAATTATTTTAGGTGTATTATTATTCACTGCGGTTGTCATTCTATTAGTATTCGTTATTTTGGCCGCCAAGTCGAAATTGGTCGCCAGCGGTTACGTGAATATTGTCGTGAATGACGAAAAAACCATTCAAGCCAAAGTCGGTTCTAAGTTGTTGGGCGCGTTGTCCGATTCACAGTTATACGTGTCATCGGCGTGCGGCGGCGGCGGCACGTGCGCCCAGTGTCGCGTGAAAGTATTCAGCGGCGGCGGCGCAATTCTCCCCACGGAACAAAATCATATTACTAAACGCGAAGCCAAAGCTGGGGATCGCTTGTCGTGCCAAGTCGCCGTAAAACAAGATATGCGTATTCATGTACCAGAAGAGGTGTTTGGCGTTAAAAAATGGCTGTGTACGGTGCGATCTAACGACAATGTCGCCACTTTTATTAAAGAATTGGTGTTAGAATTGCCACCCGGTGAACATGTGGATTTTCGCGCAGGCGGTTATATTCAAATCGAAGCCCCACCACATCATGTTAAATATCAAGATGTTGCGATTGCTGAACGGTTTCGTGAAGATTGGGATCGGTTTCAGTTGTGGCGTTATGAATCTGTGGTGACTGAGCCTGTTTTACGGGCTTATTCGATGGCGAATTATCCCGAAGAACAAGGGATTATTATGTTGAATGTTCGTATTGCGACACCGCCGCCGCGTGCGCCTGAAACCACGCCACCGGGCAAAATGTCGTCGTATATTTTTAGTTTAAAACCCGGTGATCAGGTGATGATTTCGGGGCCATTCGGGGAGTTTTTCGCCAGAGAAACGGATCACGAAATGGTGTTTATCGGGGGCGGCGCGGGCATGGCCCCGATGCGGTCGCATATTTTTGACCAATTACGCCGCTTGAAAAGTCAGCGTAAAATGACATTTTGGTATGGGGCGCGCAGTAAACGTGAGATGTTTTACGTGGAAGATTTCGACATGTTGGCGCGGGAAAATCCTAATTTTACGTGGCACGTTGCTTTATCCGAGCCTTTGCCCGAAGATCAGTGGATAGGATACACGGGATTTATTCACAATGTGTTGTACGAACACTATTTGAAAGATCATCCCGCACCCGAAGATTGCGAATATTACATGTGTGGCCCGCCGATGATGAACGCCGCGGTGATTAATATGTTGGAAGGGCTTGGTGTAGAACGGGATAATATTTTGTTGGATGATTTTGGGGGGTAA
- a CDS encoding ISNCY family transposase, producing MSDAFLSAFSVFFTQSSSFLDYQTRMEKAHGKNNAQSIFGIHKIPSMNQIRNLLDTVPETEIYPLFFELNQFLYDNGFLQNFMSKNNGLFIALDGTDFFSSQKISCPCCLKKDLVNGKVLYRHSALTPVIVAHGQSRVIPLPPEFIQAQDGAEKQDCEINAAKRWLDNWGKYYSLWQATLLGDDLFAHQPFFEKAIAQGFDIITSCKPNSHQTTHEWLSEFEQMNKIQSLQTHHKHGKQRTTRHYRYMNQVPLRDGNDALMVNWFELVEIDGQGKQKYKNSWITTHKITEKNLAELTDAARARWKIENENNNILKNNGYHFEHNFGHGKQHLSNLLATLILLAYLTHTMLEYLDETYEKVRLLCPSRRTFFEQLRTLMQYLVFDSWQHLTDFMLEALSRRNS from the coding sequence ATGAGTGATGCTTTTTTGAGTGCTTTTTCTGTTTTTTTCACACAAAGCTCTTCTTTTCTCGATTATCAAACTCGAATGGAAAAAGCACACGGGAAAAATAACGCCCAAAGTATTTTTGGCATACATAAAATCCCCAGTATGAATCAAATTCGTAATTTACTGGATACTGTTCCTGAAACCGAAATTTATCCACTATTTTTTGAGCTTAATCAATTTCTCTATGATAATGGTTTTTTACAAAACTTCATGAGTAAAAACAATGGATTATTTATTGCTTTAGATGGCACTGATTTTTTCAGTTCTCAAAAGATTTCTTGTCCATGTTGTTTAAAAAAAGATTTGGTTAACGGTAAAGTTTTATATCGACATAGTGCATTAACTCCCGTTATCGTTGCACATGGACAGTCCCGCGTGATACCGCTGCCGCCTGAATTTATTCAGGCACAAGATGGCGCAGAAAAACAAGATTGCGAAATTAATGCGGCAAAACGTTGGTTGGACAACTGGGGTAAATATTACAGCTTGTGGCAAGCCACTTTGTTAGGGGATGATTTGTTTGCGCATCAGCCTTTTTTTGAAAAAGCCATTGCGCAAGGCTTTGATATTATTACTTCTTGCAAGCCAAACTCTCATCAAACAACTCATGAGTGGCTGTCTGAATTTGAGCAAATGAACAAAATACAGTCGCTACAAACCCATCATAAACACGGAAAACAACGAACAACCCGACATTATCGTTACATGAATCAAGTTCCTTTGCGTGATGGTAACGATGCGTTAATGGTTAATTGGTTCGAGTTGGTAGAAATTGATGGACAAGGGAAGCAAAAATACAAAAATAGCTGGATAACCACCCATAAAATAACAGAAAAAAACCTTGCAGAACTGACAGATGCAGCGAGAGCGCGTTGGAAAATAGAAAATGAAAACAACAATATTCTAAAGAATAACGGCTATCATTTTGAGCATAACTTTGGTCATGGTAAGCAACACTTATCTAACTTACTGGCTACGTTGATTTTATTGGCTTATTTAACGCATACGATGCTAGAATACTTGGATGAGACCTATGAAAAAGTACGTCTTTTGTGTCCATCAAGACGCACATTTTTTGAGCAGTTACGCACCCTGATGCAATATTTAGTATTCGATAGTTGGCAGCATTTGACCGATTTTATGCTTGAAGCCCTCTCTAGGCGTAATTCTTGA